From one Chanodichthys erythropterus isolate Z2021 chromosome 3, ASM2448905v1, whole genome shotgun sequence genomic stretch:
- the mif4gdb gene encoding MIF4G domain-containing protein B produces MENSSKEDYKIQSFDLETQKLLKTALKDPGSVDLEKVSNVIVDQSLKDQVFSREAGRICYTIVQAEVKQTNGSVFRRNLLNRLQQEFKAREETRKRSTEEWVCLVCFICNIFDYLKVNNMPMMALLHPVYDCLFRLAQSDALKNEEEVDCLVLQLHRIGDQLEKMNMQLMDELFNLLRDGFLLQEDLSSMGRLLLLEILEFRAGGWTLSDTAQKYYYSEVTD; encoded by the exons ATGGAGAACTCATCTAAAGAAGATTACAAGATCCAGTCATTTGATTTGGAGACTCAGAAACTCCTCAAAACTGCTTTGAAAG ACCCAGGTTCAGTTGACCTGGAGAAAGTGTCCAATGTAATAGTGGATCAGTCTCTGAAGGACCAGGTCTTCAGCAGGGAGGCCGGACGCATCTGTTACACAATTGTGCAA GCAGAAGTCAAACAGACCAACGGGAGCGTGTTTCGGCGTAACCTGCTGAACCGCCTGCAGCAGGAGTTTAAAGCCAGAGAAGAGACGCGGAAGAGGTCCACTGAGGAGTGGGTTTGCCTCGTGTGCTTCATCTGCAACATCTTTGACTACCTCAAG GTGAACAACATGCCCATGATGGCTCTGTTGCATCCCGTCTATGACTGTTTGTTCAGACTGGCCCAATCTGACGCCCTGAAGAATGAAGAAGAG GTGGACTGTCTGGTGTTGCAGTTGCATCGTATTGGAGATCAGCTGGAGAAGATGAACATGCAGCTGATGGATGAGCTGTTCAATCTGCTGAGGGATGGGTTTCTCCTGCAGGAGGACCTGAGCTCCATGGGTCGCCTGCTCCTGCTGGAGATCCTGGAGTTTCGTGCGGGAGGCTGGACTCTCAGCGACACGGCTCAGAAATACTACTACAGCGAAGTGACGGACTGA